The genomic region ACATAAATCCGCAAACTCTTTTGCTTCTTTTTCAGAAGTAATTGGTTTTTCTACTCCTGGAATTACTGGTACCTTTGCTTCAATTGCTACTATTTTTGATTTGATTTTATCCCCTAGGCTTTCAATCATATTGTGGTCAGGTCCGATAAACACAATTCCAGCCTCTTTACATTTTCTAGAAAATTCTGGATTTTCTGATAAAAATCCATAACCAGGGTGAATTGCATCTACACCCTTTTTAAGAGCTAATGATATTATTTCATCTATATCTAAGTAAGCCTCAATTGGCCCCTTATTCTTACCGATAAGATATGATTCATCCGACTTTGTTCTAAAAAGAGAAGTCTTATCCTCTTCAGAATAGATTGCAACTGTTCTAATGCCTAATTCTTTACAGGCACGAAAAATCCTAATCGCTATTTCTCCACGATTAGCAACTAATACTCTTTTAAACTTATTAATAGCCATATCATTTCCACTCCCAATCATTATTTATTTGCTATATATAAAGCATATGTAACCATTATTTTAGTAAATGTTCACTCCTTAAGCTTTAAATCACTCCTTTAACTTAGTATGCCATTATTTAAAATAATTATATTTTATCTAATGAAATCTAACGGATTACACGGTTTAAAATAACTTTAACGCATCAAAGTATGAAGATATTTAAAGACTATTATACACAAAATATTTCTAATTGTCACACAATTTTTTTAAAATTATGAATTTTTTTAAGTTTTTTTTTATAATTATTCGCAAAAAATAATACAACTTGAATTTGATATCCAAGTTGTTTATTTTTCAATATTTATTATATTATTAACTTCTTGCCTTGCTTAACTTATTATTTACATCTTCCCAGTTAATTAGATTCCACCAATTATTTACGAAGTCTAATCTTTTATTTTGATATTTTAAATAATATGCATGCTCCCATACGTCTACTATAAGTACAGGTATACTGCTCCAAAGAGATAAGTTTTGATGTTTTTCAACTTGAACTACCTCTAACTTATTAAACTCTCTGTTCCAAACTAATGCACACCAGCCTGAAGCTTCAACAGCTGCGGCAGCACTTGTAAATTGCTTTTTGAATGCTTCAAAACTTCCAAAGTTCTCGTTAATTAAAGTAGCTACTTCACCAGTTGGCTCACCGCCACCTTGAGGCTTCATATTTTCCCAGAAAATAGTATGTAAAATATGACCACTACCATGGAAAGCTAATTCTCTTTCCCAATGCTTAATAAGTGCAAAATCTCCCGCTTCTCTAGCTTCTTTTAGTTTTGTTTGAGCGTTGTTTAGACCATCTACATACCCTTTATGATGTATGTCATGATGAATCCTAACTGTTTCCGCATCATAATACGGCTCTAAAGAATCATATGCATAAGGTAATTCTGGTAATTTATTATTCATTAAAACTCCTCCTTTAAATAATTTTACACCCAACAGTATACTATGCCAAAATTTTGTTATTTACAACTCATTTTTTATTTATATATAAAATGGTTATAACCTTAGTATCAAAATAAGTACTGCATTAAAGTATACCGTTTAGCTCTTTAATATTAATACCCAATTATAGTTACAATAATCATATAAGAATAATTTTTTTACATATTGTTAATCAAACTTTAACTTAGATAATGCATCTGATAAGGCCGTATTTATAGGTTCCTGACTGGATTTTTTCTGATCCTTTAAAAATTTAGAGATATCTTTTTTAGAAGCAATATCACCTTTTTCCTTTTTTCTCTCATTGAATGATGAGAGCTTCTCTCTAAATCCACAGCTACAAACGAAAATCTGGCCTTCTCCTTCTCCCCGTAGTTCTAGCTTTTTCTTACAGTTAGTGCACCTAGCATTAGTAACTCTTGAAACCCCTTTCTTATAGCCACAGTCCCTATCCTGACATACTAAAAGTTTACCCTTTTTATTTTTAACTTCAAGTAGATTTTTACCACATTCAGGGCACTTATTACCAGTAACATTAGTATGTTTAAATTTACTTTCGCTGTTTTTGATTTCATCAATTAGTCTTCTCGCATAATCTTTCATATCTTTAATAAAGCTGTCTTTTTGTAATGAACCATTAGATATTGCATTTAATTTATGCTCCCATGTTGCCGTTAGTTCAGGTGACTTTAAATCTTCAGGCACTAAATCTAACAATTGTTTACCCTTTGCTGTTATAAATATTTCTTTGCCCTTTAATTCTATTAAAAAGCTATTAAACAACTTTTCAATAATATCTGCTCTTGTTGCTACAGTTCCGATGCCCCCAGTTTCTGCTAAGGTTTTAATTAACTCCTTATTATTACTATTAACATATTTTGATGGATTCTCCATAGCTGAAAGAAGGGAGCCCTCAGTAAACCTACTAGGAGGCTTTGTTTCTCCTTCTGTTCTTTCTATAGAATTAATATTTAAATGTTCTCCAATACTTATTATAGGAAGCTGTTTTTCTAGCACCTCTTCCATATCATATTCAATATTATTTTTATAAACCTCTTTCCAGCCTAATCGAATTACATTTATACCTTGTAGAAGAAATTCTTCTTCCCCAATTCTTCCTATTACATTTGTTTGCTCATATTCAAAGGGTTCATATAAAGCTGAAATAAATCTTTTTACAACTAGATCATATATTTTTCTTTCACTATCACTTAAGGCTCCAAGTAAAACCCTCTGCTCCGTTGGAATAATTGCATGATGGTCAGAAACCTTTGAATTATCTACTAATAACTTACTGATTTTTAATGGTTTAGCCAATAACTTATGAGCAATATTAGAATAAGGACCAACTCCACAGGCTTTTATTCGATCCTTTAAGGTGTCTATAATATCAGTTGAAATAAATCTCGAGTCTGTTCTTGGATATGTAAGTAATTTATAGTTCTCATAAAGCCTTTGCATTATATTTAAAGTTTCCTTGGCAGAGTAGCCAAATATTTTGTTTGCATCCCTTTGAAGTTCTGTTAGATTATATAGTTGTGGTGCATAGCTTTTTTTCTGTGTTTTTTTAACATCTTTAATTTCAATTTTTTTATTTCTAATATTTTCGCTTACTTTTTCTACTTTCTCTCTATTAAATGTTTTTACTTCCCTAGAGGTTTTATCCTGCCATACAAATTTTAATCCATCACCTATAACATATAATCCATAATATTTTTTAGGAGTAAAATTCCTTATTTCCTCTTCTCTTTGTGCTACCATTTCTAACGTTGGAGTCTGAACCCTTCCGCAGGATAGCTGCGCATTATACTTTGTTGTTAATGCCCTAGTAGCATTAATACCGACTAACCAATCAGCTTCTGACCTTGCAACTGCGGAATCATATAATTTTTCATAGGCTTTACCATCTTTTAACTTACTAAATCCTTCTTTAATGGCTTTATCGGTTACAGATGATATCCAAAGACGCTTGATAGGTTTGTTTATCTTTGATTTTTCAATTATCCATCTTGCTACTAATTCACCTTCCCTTCCTGCATCAGTAGCAATAACGATTTCTTTA from Serpentinicella alkaliphila harbors:
- a CDS encoding superoxide dismutase; protein product: MNNKLPELPYAYDSLEPYYDAETVRIHHDIHHKGYVDGLNNAQTKLKEAREAGDFALIKHWERELAFHGSGHILHTIFWENMKPQGGGEPTGEVATLINENFGSFEAFKKQFTSAAAAVEASGWCALVWNREFNKLEVVQVEKHQNLSLWSSIPVLIVDVWEHAYYLKYQNKRLDFVNNWWNLINWEDVNNKLSKARS
- a CDS encoding DNA topoisomerase III, which codes for MNKRLILAEKPSVARDIARVLNCNKKGNGYFESQKDIVTWALGHLVTLADPEVYNKQYASWRLEDLPILPDSLKLIVIKKTSKQFNTIKELLGQKDVKEIVIATDAGREGELVARWIIEKSKINKPIKRLWISSVTDKAIKEGFSKLKDGKAYEKLYDSAVARSEADWLVGINATRALTTKYNAQLSCGRVQTPTLEMVAQREEEIRNFTPKKYYGLYVIGDGLKFVWQDKTSREVKTFNREKVEKVSENIRNKKIEIKDVKKTQKKSYAPQLYNLTELQRDANKIFGYSAKETLNIMQRLYENYKLLTYPRTDSRFISTDIIDTLKDRIKACGVGPYSNIAHKLLAKPLKISKLLVDNSKVSDHHAIIPTEQRVLLGALSDSERKIYDLVVKRFISALYEPFEYEQTNVIGRIGEEEFLLQGINVIRLGWKEVYKNNIEYDMEEVLEKQLPIISIGEHLNINSIERTEGETKPPSRFTEGSLLSAMENPSKYVNSNNKELIKTLAETGGIGTVATRADIIEKLFNSFLIELKGKEIFITAKGKQLLDLVPEDLKSPELTATWEHKLNAISNGSLQKDSFIKDMKDYARRLIDEIKNSESKFKHTNVTGNKCPECGKNLLEVKNKKGKLLVCQDRDCGYKKGVSRVTNARCTNCKKKLELRGEGEGQIFVCSCGFREKLSSFNERKKEKGDIASKKDISKFLKDQKKSSQEPINTALSDALSKLKFD